DNA from Streptomyces luteogriseus:
GGTCCGCTCACATGCCCAACCTGGAGCGCCCGGAGGTGTTCGACGCCGCGCTGGAGGAGTTCCTGGCCCGGGTCGATGCCCGGCAACCTTCCCCCGCCCCGCCCCGTCTTTGAGGGAGGATTCGGGCATCCCATCCCGCGAACGGAAGGCCGGGCCTTGGACACCGCCGCTGCCGAGTGGACCGCCAGGGACGACGGGCGCGAGCACCGCCCGCCCGGACGGCGGTCCGGCGCCTGGTGTGCGGGCCTGCTGTTCACCGGGGTGAGCGTGGTCGTCGGCTTCCGCACCGCCGACAGCGACGGCATCACGCCCGTCCCTCAGTTCCTCGCCTTCCTCCCCTGGCTGCTCGTCCCCACCGCCCTCGGGCTGCTGCTCACACTGCTGTCCCGCTGGTGGCCGGGAACGGTGTGGGGAGTCGTGCTGCTCGGCCTGCTGGCCTGGTTCATCGAGCCGTACGGCAAGACCGACGACCCCTCGGGCCGGCCGGTCGCCGAGCTGCGGGTGCTGACCTCCAACGTCGAGTTCGGCCAGGGCACCGCCTCCCTCGTCGCCGCCGTACGCCGCGAGAAACCGGACGTGGTGTTCGTGGAGGAGTGCGACTACGCGTGCGACGCGCTGCTGAAGCGGGACCTCTCCCAGGGCTACCCGCACCGCCGGGCCGTGGAGGGCGGCGGCTCCGAGGGCTCCGTCATCCTCAGCCGCTTCCCGCTGCGGCCCGCCGAGGGCGTGCGCGGCACGATGGGCATGCCCGCGGCGGTCGCCGACGTCGACGGGCACGCCGTACGGCTGCAACTCGCCCACCCCATGCCCCCGCTGCCCGGCCAGGTGGACCTCTGGCGCCGGGAGCTGGGCGCCCTGCGCGACGCGGCCACCACCGACCCGGGCACCCCCCTGGTCCTGGCCGGCGACTTCAACGCCTCCCAGGACCACGCCGCCTTCCGCCGCATCCTCGACACCGGCCTGCGCGACGCCTCCCGCCTGGACGGCGCCGACCGCACGGCCACCTGGCCGGCCCGGACGGCGCCCACGCTCGGCGCCCAGATCGACCACGTGCTGGTGTCGGAGGAGTTCGGGGCGAGCCGCACCCGCATCCTGGACCTGGCCGACACCGACCACCGGGCGGTCGTCACGGACCTCACACTCCACGAGCCCCGCTGACCCGGTGCCTCTCCGTGCACGCGGATACGGCCGCCCCGCGCTGGAGCGGGGCGGCCGTATCCGCGTGGGGGCCTCAGCGGGCCGACTTCTCCAGGGCCTTGTCCATCGCCGCCGCGAAGCCGTTGGCCCACAGGCGGTTGACACGGGACCGCTCGGTCGCGTTCGGGACGGCGTTGGTGCAGGACGGGCCGGGCCCGCCGCCGGACATCAGCTCACTGCACGGGCCCGAGTAGTGGTCGGGCAGACCGAGGACGTGACCGGTCTCGTGGGCGGTGACCCGCGTGGAGTCGTACTGCTGGTTCTGGCGGTAGTCCAGGAAGATGTAGCCGCTGCCGTGGCCGTCGGTGGAGGCGTACGAGCCGCGGGAGTCGTTGCCCTCCCGGTAGCTGAAGTCGGCCGCCGAGGCGGAGCCCGACTGGAGCTTCACGTTCGACACCGAGCTGTTCCATATCTGGGTGCTGCGCGCTATCTGGGCGCTGAACGTGGGCGCGCGGGAGGCGTCGTAGACGACGGTGACGGCCGCGGTGGCACTCGGGTTCTCGGCGCGCTTCTCGGCGACGGACTTCAGGACCGCCTGGAAGAAGGCTCTGCTCGCGTCGGAGTCGGCGGACCGGGCCGACGGGGCCGACGGGGCGACGAACCCGGCGTGGGGCTCCGCGACCGGGGACGCCGCGGCGGGGGAAGCCGTTCCGAGTCCGGCCATGGTGAGGCCGAGGCCGAGAACCGCCAGGGAGGAAAGGGACTTTCGCATCGAGGACTCCTTGGGTGGGGTTGAGTCTCACCGGTGAGTCTCGATGCCTGTGCGGTGCCTGTGATGATGGCAACCGGGGATAGGGCCGCGCTATCGGCTGCCCAATTCACCTGGTTTAGCGATGAATTATGTGGCTGGTTAACGCCGCGATTCCGCTTTAGCCTCACAGAGCATGGAGCTCGAGGTGAGGCACCTCCGCGCGCTGTGCGCCATAGCCGACACCGGCAGTCTGCACCGCGCCGCCCGGCAGCTGGGCGTCGCCCAGCCGTCGTTGAGCACACAACTGCGCCGCATCGAGCAGGAGCTGGGCGGACCGCTCTTCCTGCGCTCCCACACCGGCTGCCGTCCCACCCCGCTCGGCCGCCTGGTGCTGAGCCGCGCCCGCCCGCTCATGGCCGACCTGCACCTGCTGGTCACCGAGGCGAGGGCGGCGGCGTCCGGCGGCGCCGAGCTCCGCATCGGCTCGACGGCGAGCAAGGCCCTGGCGGGCTGGCTGCGCCGGCTGCGCGCGCACGGCCGGAACCCCAGCCTCCACATGAACGTCTCGCCCAACGCCCTGCTCCGCATGGTCGCCGACGGCCAGCTCGACGTCGCCTTCGTGCACGAGGTGGAGGGCTGCCCGCTGCGCATCCCCGCGGAGCTCCGGCTACGCGTCCTGGTGGAGCGCGAACCGCAGTGCGTGTCCCTGCCCGTCGACCATCCGGCGGCCGTGAAGCAGGAGGTCGACCTGGCCGACCTGGCCGGCGACCGCTGGATGATCGACCCCACCGTCGACGGCGAATGGGACGCCGTCCAGCGGATGTTCCGCGCCGCCCGCGTCAGCCCCCATGTCCTGCACGGCGACTACCACACGGCCGACGCCCTGGTCGCGACCGGCGAGGTCGTCACCGTCTGCCAGCCGACCCGCACCCCCCGCCCCGACATGGCGGTACGCCGCCTCAAGGGCGACCCGCTCGGCGTACGGCTGCTCGCCGCGGCCCGCACGGAGACCGACCTCGACGGCGTCTACCCCGCGCTGGAGGAGGCCTACGGGGAGGTGGCCCGGCAGGCACCGGCCTACCGGGAGTGGCTGGAGCGGGACTGGCTGGACCCCGGGGGCCCTCTCCGACCCCCGAGCCCGGCCCTTCCGTGAACCGCTCTCCCTTACGGACCTCTGCCGCCGGACGGCTCAGACGCCGATGTCGCGCCCGTCGGCACGCCACACGGCCACGACCGCCGGCCGGACGTACGTGCCCGGCCCGTCGGGCCAGGCGCTGGCCGGCTTCTCCACCGAGGCGCCGTCGATCTCGCCCGGGTGCTGCACGGAGACGAGAACGCGCCGGTCCTGGATGATCGGGCCGCAGGTCTCGGCGCCCTTCGGCACGGTCAGGAACTGCTTCAGCTCACCGCGCCGCTCGCCCCGGGTGGCCACGCCGAACAGGCCGTCGTGCGAGCCGAGCTGGGCACCGTCGGTGGAGATCCACAGGTTGCCGTGGGGGTCGAACGCCACGTTGTCCGGGCAGGAGATCTGGCTGACCGCGTCCTTCGGGAACCCGGCGAAGTAGGTCGCCGGGTCCTCCGGGTCACCCGCGACCAGGAACAGCGACCAGGCGAACCGGGTGCTCTCGGGCCGGTTCCACCGCTCGGTGAGCTCCAGGACGTGCCCGTGCTTGTTGGCACTGCGCGGGTTGGCCTCGTCCGCCTTGGCGTTGGAGCCGACGCCCCGGTTGGTGTTGTTGGTCAGCGCGACGTAGACCTTGCCGGTCACCGGGTTGGGCTCGATGTCCTCGGGCCGGTCCATCTTGGTCGCCCCCACCTTGTCACCGGCGAGCCGCGTGAAGACGAACACCTCCTCGGCGCTCATCCCCTCCACGTGCGAGACGGCGCCCTCGGCGGTGGCGGTGGCCAGCGGGATCCACTCGCCGCCGCCGTCGAACTCGCCGTCCTTCGGCAGCCTGCCCGTGCCGTCGATCTCGAGGGCGGGCGAGTCACCGGTGAGCTTGGCGACGTACAGCGTGCCCTCGTCGAGGAGGGAGAGGTTGTGCTCGCGCACGGCCCGGGAGGAGCCTCGCTTCATCCGCTTGCTGCCGACGAACTTGTAGAAGTAGTCGAACCGTTCGTCGTCACCGGAGTACACGACCGGCCGCCCGTCGTGCGTGAGCCGCACGGTGGCCGCCTCGTGCTTGAACCGCCCGAGAGCGGTGTGCTTGCGGGGCGTGGACTCGGGATCGTACGGATCGAACTCCACCACGTACCCGAACCGGTGGACCTCGTTCGGCTCCTGGGCGACGTCGAAGCGCTGGTCGAACCTCTCCCATTTCCGCTCGGACGCCCCGGTGCCGATCCCGTAGCGCTTGTCGGTCGCCCGGCCGCTGTTGGCGAAGTACTGGTTGAAGTTCTCCTCGCCGTGCAGGGTCGTGCCCCACGGGGTGACGCCGCCGGAGCAGTTGTTGAGGGTGCCCAGCACCCTGGTGCCGGTCGGGTCGGCGGAGGTCTTCACGAGGTCGGACCCGGCGACGGGCCCGGTGAGCCGGAACGCGGTGGTGGCGGTGACCCGCCGGTTCAGCCGATGCCGGGGGACGGGAGTGAGCCTGCCGCTCCTGCGGTCCTCCTCCACCACGACGGCGGACAGCCCGTGCGCGGCCCAGGCGACCTCGACCTGCTCCCGGGTCGGGTTGGCGGCGTCGTACCCGCGGAACATCAGGATCTCGTCGGTGTACTCGTGGTTGGCGACGAGCAGCTGCCGCCCGCGCTCTCCGGGCAGCGGCAGCAGAGCCAGGAAGTCGCAGTTGTACCCGAACTGCGCGGCCTGGGCCTTCGCGGTCTGCTTCTCCGGGTCGAAGGCGGGCGCACCGCGCAGGATGGGCTCGCCCCACCGGATGACGACGTTCTGCCGGTACCCCTCCGGCACGGTCACCGCGTCGGCGGTGTTGGGCGCGACGGGCGCGAAGCGCAGCCCGCGCGCGCCCTTGTGCTTGCGCCGGGCCGCCTCGGAGGCGGCAGCCGCGGACGGGCCGGTGGCCGGTGCGGCGGCGGCCCGCGGAGCCTGTACGACACCGGCGGCACCCGCCCCCGCGGCGGCCACGGTCACCACGGCCGCGGCGCGCATCATCGACCGGCGGCTCAGCGCACCGGCGATCACGTCACCGACGTACTCGTTGGTGCTGGTGTTGGGCACCTCGTGGAAGCAGGCGTCACCACACCGGAAACGACAGGTCATGGCGGACCGGCCGCCGGGGTGCGAACCGGACGGTGTTCCGATCAACGGCAGCAGCTTGCGCACTTTACTCTCCCCATGGGTGCCCTTGGTGTCCACGTGACCGTAGGGGCGCATGTGTGCGACAGCCGGGCGCCCGGGTGAACAACGGTTGAACCCACGGGTGACGTACGGGTGTTGTGGCGATTCAGCCCGGCGACACCTGCGCGGACCGGATGTCCCCTTGACAAGGTGAACCTGGCACAACAGACCCTGCCCAAGATCACACAGGAGGGCCGCTAACCTTACGTGTCCGTCCTGGCCAGGGATTGACGGGCTTCAACTCACGCGAAGGGTTGCGCGCACATGGGCATTCTCACTCGGTTGCGGAACGCGTTCGGACGATCCCGCAAGACACAAACCGCCGAGGCGGAGGGTGCGACGCAGACCACGCCGACGGTACCGACGACCTCCGAGGACACTCCGCCGGCCCCCGCGGCGGCCCCCAAGGTCCCGTCCCCCTCCCCGGAACCCACTCCGGGACCGACGGCGAACGTTCCCGAACCTCGCGACGACGAACATGACCTCGTCTCGGCGGCCTTCGACAAGGTCGCGGTCCCGCGCCCCGCCGACTCGACGGAGAGCACCCCGAGGCCGACGGCCGAGGAACCGACGGCCGGGGAGAAGCCGGACACCGCCGCGGCCACCGAGAGGACGGCTGCCGCCGGGGCGCCGGAAACGGCGGAGTCGACCGTCGCGGACAACGCGACGGAGGCGAGGGCGACGGAAGCGGGGGCGGCTTCGACGGAGGCGGCTTCGACGGCGGCGGCTTCGACGGCGGCGATGGAAGCGGAAGCGGCTTCGAAGGCGACGGCTTCGGCAGAGACGCCGGTCGCCGAGGAGCCTGCGGTTCTGGACGAGGCCACGGCTGAGAAGCCGGCACCGGCGCCGGTGGAGGAGCCGACCGCGGAGGCCAGGCCGACCGCAACCACCGAGACGGCCGAGAAGCCGGAGGTCAGCCCGGCGGCGACCGACACCACGGCACCGAGGGACGCGAAGGCCGAGGCCGAGCCGAAGGCCGCGAAGAAGACGGCCGAGCCGAAGGCCGAGGCCGAGCCGAAGGCCGCGAAGAAGACGGCCGAGCCGAAGGCCGAGGCCGAGCCGAAGGCCGCGAAGAAGACGGCCGAGCCGAAGGCGTCCGCAGAGGCCAAGGCCACGGAGGAACCCGAGCCGAAGACCGAGACCGCACCGAAGACGGCCGCACCGAAGGCCAAGGCCACGCAGGAACCCGAGCCGAAGGCCAAGGCCGCACCGAAGACGGCCGCACCGAAGGCCGCAGCCGAGGCGACCGCCCTCGAACCCGCGGCCGCCGACGGTGACCCGGCCCCACAGGGGCCACCCGCACCCGACGACGAAAGCAGCACGGGTGGTGCGGGCGGGAACAAGGCGGCCGAAGGCGAAGCCGAGGCCAAGCCCGAGCCGAAGCGGAAGGCCACACCGAAGGCCGAGGACAAGCCGAAGCCCCAGGCCGATCCGGAAGCTGACGCCGAACCGAAGCCCGAGGCCAAGCCGGAAGCTGACGCCGAACCGAAGCCCGAGGCCAAGCCGGAAGCTGACGCCGAACCGAAGCCCGAGGCCAAGCCGAAGGCTGACGCCGAACCGAAGCCGGAGGCTGACGCCGAAGCCGGCCCCGCCCTCCCCCTCACCCGCGTCAAGACCCGTGCCCCGGGCCTGACCACCGCCTACAAGGCCGCCACCACCGCCCTCGAGAAGAACGACCTCACCGGCACCCGCGCCAAGGTCTACCTCGTCCTCGACCGCTCCGCGTCGATGCGCCCGTACTACAAGGACGGCTCCGCCCAGGCCCTCGCCGAACAGACCCTCGCCCTCGCGGCCCACCTCGACCCCGAGGCAACCGTCCCGGTCGTCTTCTTCTCCACCGAACTCGACGGCACCGGCGAGATCACCCTCACCGACCACGAGAACAAGATCGACGAGCTGCATGCCGGCCTCGGCCGCATGGGCCGCACCAGCTACCACGCAGCCGTCGAAGCCGTCCTCGCCCACCACGACAAGACCGCGGCGGACCCCGCCACCCCCGCCCTCGTGGTCTTCCAGACCGACGGCGCCCCGGACGCGAAGACCCCGGCCACCCAGGCCCTCACCGACGCCGCCGAGACCCACCCCTCCGTCTTCTTCTCCTTCGTCGCCTTCGGAGACCCGGAGAACAAGGCCTTCGACTACCTCCGCAAGCTCAAGACCCCCAACACGTCCCACTTCCTCGCCGGCGAAACCCCCCGCGAGCTCACGGACAAGGAGCTCTACGAGGGCGTACTGGCGAACTGGCGCCCGTAGCCGTCCACCGCTCACGACGCCGCCCGCTTCCCACCCCGTAAAAGGGGAGGCGGGCGGCGTACCCGTGTCAGCTACGATTTCAAGGTTCGTAGACGACCCCGACCACGAGATCGTCACCCCACGTAGCGACTTGGGAGCAGCCCGCGATGGCTCGTCACCTCATCACCAGCGCCCTTCCGTACATCAACGGGATCAAGCACCTGGGCAACATGGTGGGGTCCATGCTCCCGGCGGACGTCTACTCCCGGTACCTCCGCCAGCGGGGCCACGAGGTCCTCTACATCTGCGCGACCGACGAGCACGGCACCCCCGCCGAGCTCGCCGCCAAGGAGCAGGGCGTCCCCGTGGACGAGTTCTGCACGGACGCGCACCACCAGCAGAAGGCGATCTACGACGGCTTCAACCTGGCCTTCGACTACTTCGGCCGCAGCTCCTCCCCGCAGAACCACGAGATCACGCAGGAGATCGCCCGCGAGCTGAAGGCGAACGGCTTCATCGAGGAGCGTTCGATCCGCCAGGTGTACTCGATCGCCGACGGCCGCTTCCTGCCCGACCGCTACATCATCGGCACCTGCCCGCACTGCGGCTACGACAAGGCCCGCGGCGACCAGTGCGAGAACTGCACGCGCGTCCTGGACCCGACCGACCTCATCGACGCCCGCTCCGCGATCAGCGGCAGCAGCGACCTGGAGGTCCGCGAGACCAAGCACCTCTTCCTCCTCCAGTCGGCGCTCGCCGGCGAGGTGGAGGCGTGGGTCGACGAGCGCGCCGACAACTGGCCCGTCCTCGCGTCCTCCATCGCCCGCAAGTGGCTGACGGAGGGCCTGCACGACCGCGCGATCACCCGTGACCTGGACTGGGGCGTCCCGGTCCCCGCCGACACCTGGCCGGACCTCGCCGCGGAGGGCAAGGTCTTCTACGTCTGGTTCGACGCCCCGATCGAGTACATCGGCGCGACGAAGGAGTGGGCGGACCAGGACCCGGAGAACCGCGACTGGCGCTCCTGGTGGTGGGAGTCGGACGCGAACGTCCACTACACGCAGTTCATGGGCAAGGACAACGTCCCCTTCCACAGCGTGATGTTCCCGGCGACCCTGCTGGGCACCCGCGCCCCGTGGAAGAAGGTCGACGTCATCAAGGCCTTCAACTGGCTGAACTACTACGGCGGCAAGTTCTCCACGTCCCAGCGCCGGGGCGTCTTCACGCACGACGCCCTCGACATCCTGCCCGCCGACTACTGGCGCTACTTCATGATGGCGAACGCCCCGGAGTCGGACGACTCGTCCTTCACCTGGGAGCACTTCACCGCCACGGTCAACAAGGACCTCGCCGACACCCTCGGCAACTTCGTCAACCGCGTTCTGTCCTTCTCCAAGAAGCGCTTCGGCGAGGAGGTCCCGGCAGGCGCCGAGCCCGGCGAGGCGGAGACGAAGCTGGGCGAGGAGATCGCCCGCCTGCTCGCGGAGTACGAGTCCCAGATGGAGGCCATCCAGTTCCGCAAGGCCGCGGCCGCGCTGCGCGCCCTGTGGTCGGCGGGCAACTCCTACCTGGAGGAGAAGGCCCCCTGGCTGGAGATCAAGACCAACCCCGAGGGCGCCGCGCTCACCCTGCGTACGGCGATGAACCTGATCCACCTCTACGCCGTGGTCTCCGAGCCGTTCATCCCGACGTCGGCGAAGAAGATGCGCGAGGCGTTCTCCCTGGAGAACGACACGGCGACCTGGGTCACCCAGGAAGAGGCGAAGTCCCTCACCACCGTCCCGGCCGGCACCCCCTTCACCATCCCGCCGGTCCTGTTCGCCAAGCTCACGGACGAGGACCTGGAGTCGTACAAGGAGCGCTTCGGCGGCGAGTCGGCCGCGTAACGGTCGTAACACGCCGGCTACAGCACAGGGCCCGGGAGAGCGAGAGCCTTCTCCCGGGCCCTGCGCTTTGCGAAGATCGCACCAGGACGGCCACCCGGCCGCCGCGACTCACCACGGGGGTTTCCATGGCACTGTTCGGCAACGCACACACCGTGAACCCGCAGTCGGCCCAGCAGGACTACGCCCGCCTCCTCGGCCACGGCGAGCAGGTCCACGCCGCGTTCCTGCTGATCCGCGACACCATCCTCTTCACCGACCGCCGACTGATCCTGATCGACAAGCAGGGCATCACCGGCAAGAAGGTCGAGTACCACTCGGTCCCCTACCGCAGCATCACCCACTTCGCGGTGGAAACGGCCGGCACCTTCGACCTGGACGCCGAGCTGAAGATCTGGCTCTCCGGCTCCCAGCTCCCGATCCAGAAGACCTTCACCAAGGGCGTCGACATCTACGAGGTCCAGGCGATCCTGACGCAGTTCGTGGCTGGGTAGCCCCGGAACGTTTCTCCCAGGCTCGAAAGAGTGAACGCCTTCCGTCCGCCGGAAATACGGTCTTCCGCCCACTTACATAGCCCACATGGTCACATCAGCCCATGAAGGCATGCATCGGATCTTTCAGGAGCGGCCTGAGATCCTTTCCCCGGTCTTCGGGGTGCTGGGCATCGCGTTCCCCGAGAAGGCGGCCGTCTACGCGATCGGCACCGACGTGACGGAAGCCAGGCCCCTGGCACGCCACATCGACACCGTGCTGCGCATCGGCCCGTCCGACGGGGAGGACTTTCTGCTCGCGGTCGAGGCGCAGGAGAGAAGGGACACCAAGAAGGAGTCGAGCTGGCCCTACTACGTCTCCTACCTCCAGGCAAAGTACGGCCTGCCGGTTCTCCTGCTCGTCGTCTGCCGCGACCGGGCGACGACCAAGTGGGCGACCGGCCCCTTCTCCTGCGGCACGCGGGGCTGGATCGCCCAGATGACGTACCCCTTGGTCGTCGGACCGGACAACCTCCCGGTGATCACCGATCCGAGGACGGCGGCGGAGAAGCCGGCGATGGCCGTGTTCTCCGCTCTGGCTCACGCCAACAGCCCCCACATCGACGCCATACTGGACGCACTGGGCCGTGCCCTCGCAGGGATGGACTGGAACGCCGCCAGCTACTTCTTTCAGTTTCTCGACTCGGCGTTGGGGGACACCCCCGCCGGAGACAAATGGAGGGACATCGTGACGTTCGTCAACTACTTCCCCGGCCGGGGCACGGTGATGGAGAAGGCTTATCTCGAGGGCGAGGCCAGAGGCGAAGCCAAGGCCATTCTCCGCTTCCTCGAAGCACGAGGCGTCTCGGTCCCCCAGGAGGCCCGGGACCGCATCGCCGGTTGTACCGACCTCGACCTCCTGAACCGCTGGCTGGACCGGACGCCCCACGTGCAGAGCGTCGACGAACTCTTCGTCGAGGACGCGGCGCCCGCCGCGGACCGGACCGAGACCTGACCCCGGGGCGATCGTGATCGACGATCCGGACGCCGCACCGGAACTTCACGACTTGCTCCGGTTCACGCTGACATGCATGGGCTTGGGCATTCCGCCGGAGCGAGTAATGGGCGATTTCCGTTCCGGACTGGAGGAACTGAGACAGCAAGGCTCCCTCTCCCTCCAGGACATGGCCCGCATCCGGGCCCGGGTGGACAACCGGCTCGATGACGAACACGAGGACGAGGAATGGGTCCGCGGGTACACCGCCGGATACAAGGCGGCGTTGGCCGGCGCGGTCCAGCGGCTCTTGGAGACTCGTGACATCACGGTCCCCAAGGAGGTCTTCCGCCCCCTCCACCTGTGTCCGGACGCCGACACCCTCACTCGCTGTCTCGACCGCGCCACCACGGTGGACACACCGGAGGAACTGTTCACCGCAGAGGTCGACACTGAGGGGTAGGGGCCCCAGAGGTCCGGAGCCCACCCGGTCAGCGCACCGAAGCGTGGGCCACGAAGTCCGCCCACGCGCCGGGCGTGATCGCCAGACGGGGGCCTTCGGCGTTCTTGGAGTCGCGAACATGCACGGTGCCGGGGGTGACGGCGAGCTCGACGCAGGAGTTGCCGTCATTTCCGCCGCTGTAGCTGCTCTTGAACCACACCAGCCCGGAGGCGTCCCCAGCGGCGGTCTTGCGGATCATGTCTCTCCCAGCAGTTGCTCGACGAAGGCCAGCGACTCCCGTGGTGAGAGCGCCTGGGCCCGGATGGTGCCGTACCGCAGCTCAAAGGATGCGCAGGTGTTTGGGATCGGAGGTCGGCCGGCCGTTGAACGCACCATCGGAGCGTCCCACGGCGGAACCGTCCGCGAACTTCAGTAGCTCGATCTTGCCGTCCATGCCGGAGTGGGTCTCGCAGTTCAACGGCATCACCTGAAGCACGACGTTGTGCAGCAGCACTGTCACTGTTCACGGTAGGCACGCACCGCCACGCTCAGTGACGTGAATCAGGAAAAGTCCACCCA
Protein-coding regions in this window:
- a CDS encoding endonuclease/exonuclease/phosphatase family protein — protein: MDTAAAEWTARDDGREHRPPGRRSGAWCAGLLFTGVSVVVGFRTADSDGITPVPQFLAFLPWLLVPTALGLLLTLLSRWWPGTVWGVVLLGLLAWFIEPYGKTDDPSGRPVAELRVLTSNVEFGQGTASLVAAVRREKPDVVFVEECDYACDALLKRDLSQGYPHRRAVEGGGSEGSVILSRFPLRPAEGVRGTMGMPAAVADVDGHAVRLQLAHPMPPLPGQVDLWRRELGALRDAATTDPGTPLVLAGDFNASQDHAAFRRILDTGLRDASRLDGADRTATWPARTAPTLGAQIDHVLVSEEFGASRTRILDLADTDHRAVVTDLTLHEPR
- the snpA gene encoding snapalysin, which translates into the protein MRKSLSSLAVLGLGLTMAGLGTASPAAASPVAEPHAGFVAPSAPSARSADSDASRAFFQAVLKSVAEKRAENPSATAAVTVVYDASRAPTFSAQIARSTQIWNSSVSNVKLQSGSASAADFSYREGNDSRGSYASTDGHGSGYIFLDYRQNQQYDSTRVTAHETGHVLGLPDHYSGPCSELMSGGGPGPSCTNAVPNATERSRVNRLWANGFAAAMDKALEKSAR
- a CDS encoding LysR family transcriptional regulator, producing the protein MELEVRHLRALCAIADTGSLHRAARQLGVAQPSLSTQLRRIEQELGGPLFLRSHTGCRPTPLGRLVLSRARPLMADLHLLVTEARAAASGGAELRIGSTASKALAGWLRRLRAHGRNPSLHMNVSPNALLRMVADGQLDVAFVHEVEGCPLRIPAELRLRVLVEREPQCVSLPVDHPAAVKQEVDLADLAGDRWMIDPTVDGEWDAVQRMFRAARVSPHVLHGDYHTADALVATGEVVTVCQPTRTPRPDMAVRRLKGDPLGVRLLAAARTETDLDGVYPALEEAYGEVARQAPAYREWLERDWLDPGGPLRPPSPALP
- a CDS encoding PhoX family protein, whose protein sequence is MRKLLPLIGTPSGSHPGGRSAMTCRFRCGDACFHEVPNTSTNEYVGDVIAGALSRRSMMRAAAVVTVAAAGAGAAGVVQAPRAAAAPATGPSAAAASEAARRKHKGARGLRFAPVAPNTADAVTVPEGYRQNVVIRWGEPILRGAPAFDPEKQTAKAQAAQFGYNCDFLALLPLPGERGRQLLVANHEYTDEILMFRGYDAANPTREQVEVAWAAHGLSAVVVEEDRRSGRLTPVPRHRLNRRVTATTAFRLTGPVAGSDLVKTSADPTGTRVLGTLNNCSGGVTPWGTTLHGEENFNQYFANSGRATDKRYGIGTGASERKWERFDQRFDVAQEPNEVHRFGYVVEFDPYDPESTPRKHTALGRFKHEAATVRLTHDGRPVVYSGDDERFDYFYKFVGSKRMKRGSSRAVREHNLSLLDEGTLYVAKLTGDSPALEIDGTGRLPKDGEFDGGGEWIPLATATAEGAVSHVEGMSAEEVFVFTRLAGDKVGATKMDRPEDIEPNPVTGKVYVALTNNTNRGVGSNAKADEANPRSANKHGHVLELTERWNRPESTRFAWSLFLVAGDPEDPATYFAGFPKDAVSQISCPDNVAFDPHGNLWISTDGAQLGSHDGLFGVATRGERRGELKQFLTVPKGAETCGPIIQDRRVLVSVQHPGEIDGASVEKPASAWPDGPGTYVRPAVVAVWRADGRDIGV
- a CDS encoding VWA domain-containing protein, producing MGILTRLRNAFGRSRKTQTAEAEGATQTTPTVPTTSEDTPPAPAAAPKVPSPSPEPTPGPTANVPEPRDDEHDLVSAAFDKVAVPRPADSTESTPRPTAEEPTAGEKPDTAAATERTAAAGAPETAESTVADNATEARATEAGAASTEAASTAAASTAAMEAEAASKATASAETPVAEEPAVLDEATAEKPAPAPVEEPTAEARPTATTETAEKPEVSPAATDTTAPRDAKAEAEPKAAKKTAEPKAEAEPKAAKKTAEPKAEAEPKAAKKTAEPKASAEAKATEEPEPKTETAPKTAAPKAKATQEPEPKAKAAPKTAAPKAAAEATALEPAAADGDPAPQGPPAPDDESSTGGAGGNKAAEGEAEAKPEPKRKATPKAEDKPKPQADPEADAEPKPEAKPEADAEPKPEAKPEADAEPKPEAKPKADAEPKPEADAEAGPALPLTRVKTRAPGLTTAYKAATTALEKNDLTGTRAKVYLVLDRSASMRPYYKDGSAQALAEQTLALAAHLDPEATVPVVFFSTELDGTGEITLTDHENKIDELHAGLGRMGRTSYHAAVEAVLAHHDKTAADPATPALVVFQTDGAPDAKTPATQALTDAAETHPSVFFSFVAFGDPENKAFDYLRKLKTPNTSHFLAGETPRELTDKELYEGVLANWRP
- the metG gene encoding methionine--tRNA ligase; this encodes MARHLITSALPYINGIKHLGNMVGSMLPADVYSRYLRQRGHEVLYICATDEHGTPAELAAKEQGVPVDEFCTDAHHQQKAIYDGFNLAFDYFGRSSSPQNHEITQEIARELKANGFIEERSIRQVYSIADGRFLPDRYIIGTCPHCGYDKARGDQCENCTRVLDPTDLIDARSAISGSSDLEVRETKHLFLLQSALAGEVEAWVDERADNWPVLASSIARKWLTEGLHDRAITRDLDWGVPVPADTWPDLAAEGKVFYVWFDAPIEYIGATKEWADQDPENRDWRSWWWESDANVHYTQFMGKDNVPFHSVMFPATLLGTRAPWKKVDVIKAFNWLNYYGGKFSTSQRRGVFTHDALDILPADYWRYFMMANAPESDDSSFTWEHFTATVNKDLADTLGNFVNRVLSFSKKRFGEEVPAGAEPGEAETKLGEEIARLLAEYESQMEAIQFRKAAAALRALWSAGNSYLEEKAPWLEIKTNPEGAALTLRTAMNLIHLYAVVSEPFIPTSAKKMREAFSLENDTATWVTQEEAKSLTTVPAGTPFTIPPVLFAKLTDEDLESYKERFGGESAA
- a CDS encoding PH domain-containing protein; the protein is MALFGNAHTVNPQSAQQDYARLLGHGEQVHAAFLLIRDTILFTDRRLILIDKQGITGKKVEYHSVPYRSITHFAVETAGTFDLDAELKIWLSGSQLPIQKTFTKGVDIYEVQAILTQFVAG
- a CDS encoding DUF397 domain-containing protein; this encodes MIRKTAAGDASGLVWFKSSYSGGNDGNSCVELAVTPGTVHVRDSKNAEGPRLAITPGAWADFVAHASVR